A segment of the Ipomoea triloba cultivar NCNSP0323 chromosome 1, ASM357664v1 genome:
GTGGTCGCCTTCTCGCTTGAGAAGGCAACCACTATGGTAGGGGAAAAGGCGATGCGTCGACTTCTCTTCTCTTTCTCCATGACAAGCAAACGTTCGCCGGTCACTTTTTTGTCTGAAATTTTCGACAGAAGGTGGTCGGATCCCTAATGACATGTGATAGCAAGTCAATTATCGATTTTTGAgcttcattgcatcaaaatgaaTTGTTCATGGATATAATTGAACCTTTAAACAGTTGAGGGGGCTAATTGAATTTTTAGCTAAAGTtcgagggtctatttgactcttttcccaatttgaaatatataattatatgtaattgaaataataaattacTTCATTTCAttgaaattcaaagaaatacggagtaaaagagaaagtattaaatttgttttttttttttaatttagttcacaagaaagaaagagaaaataacaCTTTTCGTTCTTAAGTTATTGGATAATTGTACAATTCGTCCTTgggtgttggtcatgctcacttttcgtccctgagttatactgAAATTGCAAATTCCGTACCTAATGTTTTCTTAATAAATGGACGAAAAGTGtaaatgataacttagggacaaattCTATAATTACTTTATAACTTAAgaacgaaaagtgtaatttttccaaaaaaaattaaagctcaATATAGATGTTAtcaataagagttaattccagcaatgatccaccaactatgttgattttccaaaattgatccttgtcttttaatttggatgaAAAAGACACTTAACTATTGAATTTGTTTCGGCAATGATCCTTTTGTTTATGTCTAGTTAGTGTTAATCTTCCTCTTGTTTTCCCTAATCTACTAATTCCACGCTCTCCTGTTGGCTGTCTCTGCAAATTCTCTCCATTAGAGCATCCCATTAGGGGCGGCGACCCTATGTGCCTCCCTTCTCATACATGATCTAAATCAGCGGTGGAAGTCGGTAAAATGGGAAATGGGAGAAAGATGAGGACTAAGCAGGTGAATGTAGGGGATCtggggcggcggcggcggagtaGTTTCAGGCGACGTACAATGCTCCCAGGAGGCCGGATTCAACCTTTGATTGCCGATCTTGCGTCTGATTGTGGCCGATTCCCAGAAATTGAGTCACAAGGTAGTGAGCAAGGGGATTTCGCACAGAAATTGATCTGCAAAAAGGAGATCGACGCTGATCAGCAAGGCAGGTAGGCAGGCATCAGCTCATAAGCTCATtctccaagaaaaaaaaaaagagaaaagaatatAAGCATCACTTCCTTCTCTGATCTTCTTCGTTCATTCTCCCCCGCTAGCCTTCTTCGTTCCATGATTTTAGgggttttttttattaattaattaattaattttgtgtgtgtgtgtgtatgcctGGCCGCAGCTACTTCGAGGAGGTGATTTCGGCGTATTACGATTTGAGCTCGTCGGATGGGTCTCAATCATCGGCTGCATCCAAGAACATAGTTTCGGAGAGGAATATGAGGAAGAAACTGAACGAGCGGCTGTTTGCACTCAGGGCCATTGTCGGAAGGACCATTGCCGGAACACTAAGCAATTGCAATGACTACTTTACCCCTTTATTTAACGTCAACTTAACATTCATCTAACGGAAGGACCATTGCCGGAAAAAATTCaatagtcaagtgtcttttttgtccaaattaaaagacgatgactaattttagaaaaccAACATAATCGGGAGACCATTGCTGTAATTAActctatcaataaaataaaataaaaaataattgaaaagtGATTCTTGATTTCATCTTAAAGAACGAGTGTTATAAATTAGGGTTTCACAATATATCATTATACTCTAAAATTCTTCTAGGGGTGTTAGATAGTTGCTAATTGAGTTTTTTAATTAGTGATTTGGATTAATCTACAAAGCTATTGAGGTTGGTTTCATATCCATCACacttacaaataaaattacaaatctcAGTGCAATGTTAGTGCCTTTTTTGGTAAATGACAGATTCACAAAAATTTTGACGGAGCCGctatttttgatattttaacAAAGTCAAAACGGCAAAAACTTCGTTTGGTAACTCAGCGGTTTAGAGCAACAGTTAGCTCCAAACTACTGAAATTCTAAACAACATTAGTTTTAACAGCATTTGGAGTTGACATTGAAAGATTTATCCATCTCCAAAACACTTtccacttaaaaaaaaataataataaaaaattaactatGTAGATTTAAAGAGCCTAGGCTCCTTAAATAAATGAAGGCTCCTCTTCCCTTGCCCATCCCATGTAGGATGGGAAAGGGGTGAAAGTGAAGGGGTGTTGAACTCCCTTTAATAGAGGGATGGGAGCTCAACACCCCTTCATTCTTACATTTTCGACGTGAGATTATAAACGATCTCATATCctttttctttataataataataataataataataataattattattattattattattattattattattgttattgttattattattattataatatattataaataagggtcaaataggctatccAACTACACACCAAATTGTAATTAGGCCTAActcaaaaaattacaattaggtcCCTAAACAACACAAATTCATACAATAAGTACACCTAAAATTACTTGTTTGCCGCTAACGTGtcaatttctttatttaaaaataatttttaaaattttattttaataattttttaaaaaacaattatgttgaaattatatatataacagccTGCGAGAAACGAAGAGGTCCACTTTCGTCTCTATGGTCGCCTCAAGACGAAGGGGACTTCTTTTCTGGCCAACCTGCCATGGAGACAAAGGATCCCTTTGTCTACGGGCGACCATGGAGACGAAAAGGGACCCCTTTATGCGTATACTACTCATATTTCCAAGCTTGCTTTGAGAAAAGAAGATTGGAAGAAAACTTGAATGTCacgtgtttgataaaatgctcCAATTAGAATTGAATTTTCATGAGAATGAGATTCAATGCTAATTGGTGGTCCAATGGCCATGAGAATGACATTGGCACCTTTAATTTATGCGTCTTCGTCCTTGATCTTTGTTAAGTCTTTACATAATCTCAATCCCAAAATCTTCCATaccattattaataatattgggGCAACACTAAAGTAAATCACAAGATAATATCTTTCATAACTATTATTTTCCTGACAATTTCTTCATCAATATAGGATTTTGAAAATAAGTCGAAAATATTATATGCATTCTACAGTACTTCATCTTTGAACTCCATGCATGGGGTCTCCCTCATTCAAAAATTGATGCATACTTCATAGGATGGCAATTTCACTTAGCCTCGACGGGATCCTTGTTTTGCATCaacatatgaattgaaatttaatactttaaaactttcatttttcaatttgcaTAAACTTCATCCTTATACTCCATTGCCTGATTCTTCAATTTTGTCCTTGATCTTGGATGAACCTCCCATAATAGACTGGCTTAAATCCAGTAGGCTAATAAGTCGTTTCatagttgaaaatttgaaacaataaaattataattaagaattcATGAAAACACAtttatgtataattattatttcttcattttttagtTCAACCTTGTGGCTGTAGTTTAGTGGTAAGAATTCCACGTTGTGGCCGTGGAGACCTGGGCTCGAATCCCAGCAGCCACAACCATTATTTTGTCTTCCCCAAATCAAACTAATGACCTATTGAGCATGAGTAGTGTCTAAGAACTGGATGGTTTACAATATTGATGATGTCCTTTTATCATGGATTTTATACTCACATAGCTAGAAGTTGGAACATTTTTCCatcatactccgtattattttcaACAATAGTAGTAAATTATCGCTAATACAATCCACCCGTCAAAATCGCTAACACAATACACTATTCGTTATCTGTTGATTGCCAAACAAGACCAATTTATTGTCGCATGGCAATTGACAGCCTTTTGTAAGACTTTATAAACTTCCAACTCTTGAAAACTTAAAGTCAACatgtaaaaataataagtttacaTCAACTTGCAAGACAGTGAATTTTAAAGATAAGGACCACCTCCTTATAtgataaaatttgtatatttaatatcTCATGACACGTCATCACAACAATTTCCAATTATAATCTCCAAAATTACTCTCTATCATACTCCCGTATCATTTTCAATCTCAATCAAGAATAGTACTTATTAGTGAATTAGTGAGCATGTAACGCTTATCAAAATAATAGTAAACAACTAATAACTTTACCAAACATCTCTTTACAaatcgctaatacaatccgcccGCCAAAATTGCTAACACAATACGCTATTCATTATTTGCTGATTGTGAAACAAGGCTCAGTGTATTGTCACATGGCAATTGGCAACCTTTTGTAAAGCTTTATAAGCTTTCAACTGTTGAAAACTTACAAGTCAACATGTAAAAAGAATATGTTTACATCAGCTTTCAAGACAAtgaattttgtaaaaataagcACCGCCTTATATGATACtccatctgtctcattttatctgtcctacttattattcattggtcaaaccaactcttaaCTTTCTTCTTTGGATATTTTCTTTACCATTTATACTTAttcttaaatttgattttttttgtgtttaatagtacttttaatgtagtttctaaatatataaattttgtatataaatgttaaacttaatattatgaaaacttgaattaaaaataacttaataaCGAACCCGACACATAAAATAGAGCTGAGGGAgtagaatttttatattttccatTTCATGACACGTCATCACAAGAGCTACACTAAGACGGATGATGTGTAAAGAGATTGGCTTTAATAATTTGcccaaattttgaaataagaaTATTCTTTGACAAATATAAAAAACTATGCACTACACAAATCTAACAcgtattctttaattttttttttgaaaacacacgtattctttaattaaatcagcGATAAATATCCAAAAATCCAAGTCAGATTTTGCATGTTAATTACAACCGACAACTGTCCGTCACCCGCAGGAACCAAACTCAATCCAGTACCGCGTCACCCCCCAGCCCCCGGTTTTCCTTGCACGCCACGCCGGTTAGCATCTCCGGTCGCCGGTAGTTTCGTATAAAACCATAGGAAGCTGTAGTCAACAGTTTATCCAATAATCCATCAAACAACTCTCCTATAAAACTCGAGGACTTTGAGGTTCTATATATATGCTCTTTCTCGAAACCGCGTTTTCGTGTCGTGAAGATTACAAAGTCTGGAATTACATGAGTGGCGGCGGCTGTCGGGCGGCGATAAGGGTGGTTCAAGGGATGAATAAGGAGCAGCTGGTCCCCAAGTATGGCGGCGATCACTCGGCGGGATTCAATTCGGCTCTTAAGGACACCGCTTGCGGCGGCGACGTCGGTGGTTCGATGCATGCCAGGAGGTTTTCCGGCGTCGTTGATTCTTGCTCTTTGAAGGCTTCTAAAGCCGACGAGAAACTGAAACATCAGGCTGAGGAATCTCTCCGGACCGTCATGTACTTGAGCTGTTGGGGTCCGACATAGCATCCGTACAAGGCTcttcttgtttgtttgtttctttattattaaaaaaaaaattaatctccattttattttttttacagaaGGAATTGGAATATGTAAATATGTTATAGTTTTGTACAAGTGACAATGATTATATGCACATTATTTATTGATATCTcaagaaaaggaacatgatttTAATCATCTCAAATGAAAAACATtagaaaaattttacaattagaataatgaaaattaaatacctaactcttataaatataaagatagTCTAACCAGCTAAATGATTAGTAACAAGATGTTGAGATTAATCAGTTTGTGCCAAGTTTTAAGGTAATTGTATTCCGAATGCTTAAACATGAAAGCAGTATGAAGATTGAACATCTCATACACACTCCAGGTGTGTTATGCTAGTTTATCTTGACTTTTggagatttttaaagagttaatttccaAAATGGTCCTCTGCTTATGACAAGTTCTCAAATTGGTCATATGACTTTTCTATTGCATCCAAACTAGTCCTCCGACTATTGAAATTTAAGTCATATTAGTCATCCATTAGCATTGGCGTTAAAATAGAGGGCAAAATGAAAAATTCATCTCATATACtctattttaatcatattatgACTCCATTTTCGCATATTGAGAAGCTTTTTagtaaaaacaaattttaatttgtattgaaattcaaaacaaaaatttaacaaaaatctataatattaaaatattaaattaaataaaaaattttaattttgtctaaTTGGAATAAATTcgacatatttattttaaatttgaattttttactttattttaatagagtatttttattttatataatttgcccAAATATACATGTACAGAACTCAATTGAAAAATAGTAAATTTGATTTAGCTTGGCACTACCAAAAAAAGATTCGTAGTTTTCACTTTCCAATAAAAACTTTcgtgtttattttatttccaaaaatttattaatatttactttttgAGTTTATGCTAGGACATCTCACATAAATCAATAGTGGTATGTAAcatttgaccatttttttaaaaaaaaattatcacattACAGTtctaacttttattttcttgacAAAATTAATCATCTATTTAGATTTATGTCATTCCACTACAATAATCAAATACtaaaaattcttttatttaaaagatATTTGATTCCCGCTTATTTCTGATATTGTCATTTTTTCTTGcaattatttcaatattttagtagttgtaattatttaaatattaatcaaTTGTAATAAATGTGATCATTGAGCCTAAAAAACATTCTCCTCACTCATATCTTTCCAATATTTTTTGCGAGTATAACAATTTCACGGCTTTGAtcattaactttaaattttatccaataaaaaatttaactattagatttatatatattaaccttgtactaaaagtacatacCTTTTAAATAACTACATGTCTACATGTCTACAATAGACAAAAATTTGTAAGTCACGAATTTGATTCTGGCAAATATCGTTTTGGTTGAACCTCTGGCACATGCTTTTCTTAATGTGGTACAGTTTACCTCACTTAGTTAATTAATATGcaaaatttctttcaaaaaaaatgcaaaatcaGAGTTTACCTAGTATACAGTTTCGGATAATATATGTTGTggttttcaataataataataataataatataatatgggaAGGTATTTCTTGGAGTGCATAGGTGAGGTGAAACATCCAAATGATAGGAGCTCAATTTCCACCACACAACCTAATCATCATAGCAAGCCTCCATTATATCTAGATAGACCtatacatacattatacatatattatcaTCATCAAACTTCAATTCTCTAGAACCCATATATTTCTGGATCCATTATATTCTTCAGCTCAAAATTCAACGAATTAAACATAAAATCATGAATGCACTCAAGCTTTACAAGCTGGGAAATCAGCATGCGTTGCTCTCATGGAGTTATTCAGCCGCCTCAAGAGTACCGCGCACTTACACTGTTCTTGCGCCGCCGCTCAAGAGGCCGAGAAATAATCTCCGAGTAAAAGCGAGtagcgccggcgccggcggggAAGGACAGAATTCTAGCCGGCGTACTTTCTTGACGCTTGAAGAAGCCGGCCTGGTTGAAATCTCCGGCCTCGACGCTCACGAGCGCTTCCTCTGCCGTTTAACGGTACGTATTCGCTTGCGTCATATCTTCCTGCCTAAGTATTATATAATTgcaattgaaattttataatttggtTGTGAGAGTTAATCAAATATGAGATTTgtcatttataatttatagtATGAGTAATGGTTACTTTTGATCTTATGAGATTTGTGTTATTTCTATGACCTTGTGACCTTAGTTAAATCAGTCTAAATTGTTCATAACTCGCTGGTTTAGACTTCAATCTAAGTTGTTCATAGCCGATTGGTTTTAGACCAACAAAGTCAATAGGCAACTACTATACATCAAGAGTGGCGTTAGCAAACTAATTATTATCTGACTAACTTAGTTGGGATAATTTGTCTCAACTTTATTAGATTTTGACACATAATTTGTGAATGACCAATAGTAAAAATGCATGTTATTAAACTCATGTAATAAAAAGCGGCAAAATTTTGGTATATAGtgactttaatattttaatatttatgttttaaattttatgttacAGATATCATCACTAAATTTACTGAAAGTAATATCAGAGCAAGAAGGTTGCCCAATCGAGGAGCTGAATGCAGGAAGAATATGTGATTGGTTTTTGAAAGACAAGCTCAAGAGAGAACAAAATTTGGAGTCTGCAGTTCTTCAATGGGATAGCTCTGAATTCCAATTTTAAAAACcctcatttaaaaaatatatatatatttttctttactttttgttAATCTAAACATgcttttatttacttatttatttaattttgatatgGTGCAAATATGcctctataattttttttttttaattttacatttatgcTTTTATTAGTAAATAACTAATACTAGAAAATTCCTtctatttgttttaaaaaaaatatttttatttactttttgtcTATCTACAGGATATTGTGGTGTTCATGGCTAATTTTACACTTGCTTACTTAGTTTCCAGTGGCCTTGATTCAAAACAATcaattacaaaatacaaatatttgatattaatttGCTAAATTTTAACGGTTTGAATACAATTTGATGAATATATTAGAAATGGAGCAAGAAGGACTCAAGTGAACTTGGGGCCCCGAGGTAGAACGCCGTGCTCAACTCGGGTGGCCCAGGGAGAGCCCATGCCTCGACCCACCAGGCCCCAAGCCGCGATCCAGCGCCTCGACTGGGGGTGCTCAGCTTGGGGTGCCTGGGGGTGCTTGACAGGGGGTGCTCGACAGGGTGCCCAGGGGGTGCTCGGACGGACGAGGTCCAAGTTTGTTTCAACCAACCTCCCTTTTTTAGGGGACAGTTAGGGAGTTTAGTGTGTATAAATGCCTTTGCGCGCTATTGTCTCATTAAGACATTCGCATCTATCATTGTCCTAATCTACTcttgtaatagcattacatCCACTTTGTAATAGCTTCACAACTACAACTTAATACAACATTTGGTCTCCGTGATCCTACTGCACTTGTTCGCCTATTTTCTTATCCCTTTATTATTTCCTATTATTATCGGGTTTATTAATTCGGCGGGTCCcgagttaattaaatccatcatacTACGCATAATTATTATCACAAAACACAAATACTAATATCCCTTTATTATTTCCTATTATTATCCTGTTTATTAATTCGGGCCCCtgagttaattaaatccatcatacTATGCATAATTATTATCACAAAACACAAATATTTGAGGGGTTTTTAAtaaccattaatttttaaatgactacatttttttttgaacttttaaatgattacatataattatcctattcttcttctccaaaaggttgaatccccaaagGCCTGACAAAGCATTTGGGAGCTCGTGAAACTCGATCTCTGGTCTCTTCTCTCAAACTTCACTCTTGTGATaagttgagctgcccatgcaGGCTAGATATAATTATTCACAAGGCATAAATGTTTAGGACTTCGTTGTCATGATCAGACACTATCGAAAATGGAATAACATTACTGGTGATAAGCCTATACACATATACCTTTGTCTAGTAAGTCCTTTTATTCCTAGAATTACCTAAAACCCTTGCATGAGTATAGCTACTCCGAAGGAGGGAGAAGCGGATGAGAGGGTGGAGGGGCGGAGCTACTCTTAGGTTATGATGGAACTTtaattttagcataaaatggaaTGTAAGtgattattttgtggtacaaatatatgtaagttTCATTCTGATTTGAGTCGGGTCAAAATGGATTTGAACTTTTCGTAGTG
Coding sequences within it:
- the LOC116014503 gene encoding uncharacterized protein LOC116014503 → MGNGRKMRTKQVNVGDLGRRRRSSFRRRTMLPGGRIQPLIADLASDCGRFPEIESQGSEQGDFAQKLICKKEIDADQQGSYFEEVISAYYDLSSSDGSQSSAASKNIVSERNMRKKLNERLFALRAIVGRTIAGTLSNCNDYFTPLFNVNLTFI
- the LOC115997274 gene encoding uncharacterized protein LOC115997274, translated to MLFLETAFSCREDYKVWNYMSGGGCRAAIRVVQGMNKEQLVPKYGGDHSAGFNSALKDTACGGDVGGSMHARRFSGVVDSCSLKASKADEKLKHQAEESLRTVMYLSCWGPT
- the LOC116020810 gene encoding uncharacterized protein LOC116020810, with translation MNALKLYKLGNQHALLSWSYSAASRVPRTYTVLAPPLKRPRNNLRVKASSAGAGGEGQNSSRRTFLTLEEAGLVEISGLDAHERFLCRLTISSLNLLKVISEQEGCPIEELNAGRICDWFLKDKLKREQNLESAVLQWDSSEFQF